From the Paraflavitalea soli genome, the window TTCCCCGGGCTTGGCAATGCCTATGCTGAATTTGTAGCAGCACCTGCCAGCCACCTGGCATTGAAACCGGCCAATATTACCCATGAAGCTGCGGCAGCCGCTACGCTGGCGGCCTTAACAGCCTGGCAGGCGTTGGTTACCGAGGCCAAAGTGCAGCCCGGCCAGCGGGTGTTGATACAGGCAGCAGCCGGTGGTGTAGGGCATTTTGCCGTGCAGATAGCTAAATACCTCGGCGCCTATGTGGTGGGTACTTCATCTGCTGCCAATAAAGCCTTTGTGTTGGGTCTTGGAGCCGATGAGCATATTGACTATCATACACAGCCATTGGATGCTGCCGGTAAGGATCATGACTTTGTATTGGACCCCATCAGCGGCGATAATATTGAGCGCAGCTTTGAAGTGATGAAAAAAGGTGGCATTGCGCTTTCCATTGTATCGGCATTTGCTGATCTGGTCAAAGAAAAAGCAGCAGCAAAGGGTATTAACGGATATTTCTTTATGGTATCAACCAACGAAAAGGATATACAGTCCATCGCCGATCTGCTGGCAAAAGGCATCACCCAACCGTATGTATCAAAAATATTCCCCTTCGAAGAGATGGCGGCAGCTCACGAAGCACTCGCAACGGGCAGAACGTTGGGCAAGATTATTGTGACCGTATAACCCTTTAAAAATACTTTCATACTATGATCAACAACACACTCACTTTCTTACTGCTGCGGCTGGGCATCGGGCTCAGCCTGTTTGGCCACGGACTGGTGCGCCTGCCCAAACTACGGGGCTTCAGTAAATGGATGACCGGCAACTTTGCTCATTCCATGCTACCCCAGACGTTGGTATTGCCGTTTAGTTATGCATTGCCGATCACTGAATTCGGGATCGGGTTATTGCTGATCACCGGGTTGTTTACCAGGGGAGCGTTGATCGCCGGCAGCATAGTGATGCTCCTGCTTATTTTCGGATCCTGCCTGATCGAAGAATGGAGCGCCCTGCCCTCCCAATTGATACACTTACTTTTTCTGGCTGGCCTGTTATCTTTTATTCACCTGAACAGTTTTGCAGCTGATCAACTTTTCAATAAAAAATAATGTCAACCGCAAGGAGAACTTTTATTAAACAAAGCAGTATGGCCGCCGCCGCACTGATCAATCCACTTAATATGCTCACAGCACAATCAACTTCCTCCCAATCATTGTTGGCCACGCATTGGGCAGATGGTTCACAACTGGTGATCTCCATTTCTATGCAATTTGAAGCAGGTGGACAACCCGATAATGCAGAAAGTCCTTTTCCACAAAACATGCAGCAGGGGTACAAGGACCTGCCCGCAGCTACCTGGTACCAATACGGCTATAAGGAGGGTATTCCACGCATGCTTGATCTGTGGGACCAACACAATATCAAAGTAACCTCCCATATGGTAGGAGCTGCTGTGTTGAAAAATACAGCATTGGCCAAAGAGATCGTGCAGCGTGGACATGAAGCCGCAGCGCATGGAATGAATTGGCAATCACAATACAACCTATCCTACGCAGAAGAAAAGAAATTTATTCAGGATGGTGTAGAGGCTGTGAAAAAAGTGACTGGTCAAACACCTGTTGGCTACAATGCCAACTGGCTAAGAAGAGGAGAAAATACCCTGAAGATCCTGCAGGAACTGGGATTTCTGTATCATATAGATGACCTGAGCCGCGATGAACCTTTTATTACTACCGTCAATAGCCAGCCTTTTGTGGTTGTTCCCTACACCCTCCGCTGCAATGATATTGTACTGATAGAAGGTAAGCATTTTTCTGCCGACCAATTCTTGCAGCAGCTAAAGCTGGAATTCACGCAACTCTATGCTGAATCGGCCCGCAAGCGCAGGATGATGTCGGTAAGCTTTCATGACCGCATCGGCGGTACTCCACAAATGGTACAGGCTGCCAGAGAATTTATTGAATTTGCCCGCAAACAAAAAGGTGTTGTTTTTAAACGTAAGGATGAAATCGCTGCCATGGCGCTGGCCGATAAGACCATCCTGGTAGATTGATGGAAGACTGATTCTTGAAAAGGTTTATGGCAACGGCTGACTGGCTGTCTTCCTGTATGCAGGGAATTGCTTTTCCAGT encodes:
- a CDS encoding NADP-dependent oxidoreductase — protein: MKAIVLQDFGGTENLIFKDIPTPSIKDDEVLIQSKALSINPVDIKTRSGKGMAGRIKDLMPVVLGWDVSGIVVETGKNVTRFKTGDEVFGMVNFPGLGNAYAEFVAAPASHLALKPANITHEAAAAATLAALTAWQALVTEAKVQPGQRVLIQAAAGGVGHFAVQIAKYLGAYVVGTSSAANKAFVLGLGADEHIDYHTQPLDAAGKDHDFVLDPISGDNIERSFEVMKKGGIALSIVSAFADLVKEKAAAKGINGYFFMVSTNEKDIQSIADLLAKGITQPYVSKIFPFEEMAAAHEALATGRTLGKIIVTV
- a CDS encoding DoxX family protein, with translation MINNTLTFLLLRLGIGLSLFGHGLVRLPKLRGFSKWMTGNFAHSMLPQTLVLPFSYALPITEFGIGLLLITGLFTRGALIAGSIVMLLLIFGSCLIEEWSALPSQLIHLLFLAGLLSFIHLNSFAADQLFNKK
- a CDS encoding polysaccharide deacetylase family protein, which produces MAAAALINPLNMLTAQSTSSQSLLATHWADGSQLVISISMQFEAGGQPDNAESPFPQNMQQGYKDLPAATWYQYGYKEGIPRMLDLWDQHNIKVTSHMVGAAVLKNTALAKEIVQRGHEAAAHGMNWQSQYNLSYAEEKKFIQDGVEAVKKVTGQTPVGYNANWLRRGENTLKILQELGFLYHIDDLSRDEPFITTVNSQPFVVVPYTLRCNDIVLIEGKHFSADQFLQQLKLEFTQLYAESARKRRMMSVSFHDRIGGTPQMVQAAREFIEFARKQKGVVFKRKDEIAAMALADKTILVD